Proteins from a genomic interval of Desulfovibrio sp. Huiquan2017:
- a CDS encoding aminotransferase class I/II-fold pyridoxal phosphate-dependent enzyme — protein MSQFARVDRLPPYVFAQVNELKMKLRHAGADIIDLGMGNPDVPTPKPILDKLAEAAYKPGNSKYSASKGIKGLRKAVQDWYYRRFDVTLDRDSEICVTMGAKEGLAHLALAMLSPGDVVLAPDPAYPIHPYASIIAGADVRRVPIGPGQDFFENLETAVRHTWPKPKLLIINFPHNPTTQCVDLPFLQRIVDFAKENDLYVIHDLAYADFVFDGYVAPSLMQADGAKDVAVEFFSMTKSYSMAGMRVGYCVGNPDMVNALTRIKSYLDYGIYQPIQIAAACALNGDLDDCPKFTKDDMDLAVREIMAVYQDRRDALCEGLNRIGWCVTPPKATMFLWAKIPDEFKHMGSVEFSKMLLQEAEVAVSPGLGFGEYGDDHVRFSFVENRHRTNQAVRNLRKFFAKG, from the coding sequence ATGTCACAGTTTGCGAGAGTCGATCGACTGCCCCCCTATGTGTTCGCTCAGGTCAATGAACTCAAGATGAAGCTGCGCCACGCAGGCGCGGACATCATCGACCTGGGCATGGGCAACCCCGATGTGCCCACCCCCAAGCCCATTCTCGACAAGCTGGCAGAGGCGGCATACAAGCCCGGCAACTCCAAGTACTCGGCATCCAAGGGCATCAAAGGGCTGCGCAAGGCCGTACAGGATTGGTATTACCGCCGCTTCGACGTCACGCTCGACCGCGACAGCGAGATCTGCGTGACCATGGGCGCCAAGGAGGGGCTTGCCCACTTGGCCCTGGCCATGCTCTCGCCCGGCGACGTGGTCCTGGCCCCGGACCCGGCCTACCCCATCCACCCGTATGCCTCGATCATCGCGGGTGCCGACGTCCGACGCGTGCCCATCGGACCGGGCCAGGATTTCTTCGAAAACCTGGAAACGGCCGTCCGGCATACCTGGCCCAAGCCCAAGCTGCTGATCATCAACTTCCCGCACAACCCGACCACTCAGTGCGTGGACCTGCCCTTCCTTCAGCGCATCGTGGACTTCGCCAAGGAAAACGACCTGTATGTCATCCACGACCTGGCCTACGCGGACTTCGTCTTCGACGGATACGTGGCCCCGAGCCTAATGCAGGCCGACGGCGCCAAGGACGTGGCCGTAGAATTTTTCTCCATGACCAAGAGCTACTCCATGGCCGGGATGCGCGTGGGCTACTGCGTGGGCAACCCGGACATGGTCAACGCCCTGACCCGGATCAAGAGCTATCTCGATTACGGCATCTATCAGCCCATCCAGATCGCGGCCGCCTGCGCTCTGAACGGCGACCTCGACGATTGCCCCAAGTTCACCAAGGACGACATGGACCTGGCGGTCCGCGAGATCATGGCCGTGTACCAGGACCGCCGCGACGCCCTGTGCGAAGGCCTCAACCGCATCGGCTGGTGCGTCACCCCGCCCAAGGCAACCATGTTCCTGTGGGCAAAAATTCCCGATGAATTCAAACACATGGGTTCCGTGGAGTTCTCCAAGATGCTCCTCCAGGAAGCCGAGGTAGCGGTCTCGCCCGGCCTCGGATTCGGCGAGTATGGCGATGACCACGTTCGCTTCAGCTTCGTGGAGAACCGTCATCGCACGAATCAGGCCGTGCGCAACCTACGAAAATTTTTCGCAAAGGGGTAA
- a CDS encoding branched-chain amino acid transaminase → MVQKSETIWFDGKQVPWDEANVHVLTHALHYATAVFEGIRAYECTDGSSEVFRLREHMVRLVDSAKILGLKMPYTAEEMTEATIETLKRNKLSGAYVRPLVFVGEGAMGVYPGDNPVRTIIACWPWGAYLGEDALEKGINVRCSSFSRHHINVMMVKAKASGNYVNSVLAKNEAIADGFDEAVLLDTTGHVSEGTGENIFLVRDDVIYTPHLDGVLGGLTRDSIISLAGDLGYEVREEPIARDMLYTADEVFFTGTAAELTPISSVDRRQVGDGKAGPVAKLLQTEFFKIVKGENPDYEHWLHRYQA, encoded by the coding sequence ATGGTTCAGAAATCCGAAACCATCTGGTTCGACGGCAAACAGGTTCCCTGGGACGAGGCCAACGTCCATGTGCTGACCCACGCTTTGCATTATGCCACCGCTGTTTTCGAAGGCATCCGCGCCTACGAGTGTACGGACGGTTCCTCCGAGGTATTTCGGCTGAGGGAGCACATGGTCCGCCTGGTCGATTCGGCCAAGATCCTGGGTCTCAAGATGCCCTATACCGCCGAAGAGATGACCGAGGCCACCATCGAGACCCTCAAGCGCAACAAGCTGTCCGGTGCCTATGTCCGCCCGTTGGTCTTCGTCGGCGAAGGCGCCATGGGCGTTTACCCCGGCGACAATCCGGTCCGTACGATCATCGCCTGCTGGCCCTGGGGCGCATACCTGGGCGAGGACGCCTTGGAAAAAGGCATCAACGTTCGTTGCAGCAGCTTCAGCCGCCATCATATCAATGTCATGATGGTCAAGGCCAAGGCCTCGGGCAACTACGTCAACTCCGTGCTGGCCAAGAATGAAGCCATCGCCGACGGTTTTGACGAGGCCGTTCTGCTCGACACCACGGGCCATGTCTCCGAAGGCACCGGCGAGAATATTTTTCTGGTCCGCGACGACGTCATCTACACTCCGCATCTGGACGGCGTGCTCGGCGGCCTGACCCGCGATTCCATCATCAGTCTGGCCGGCGATCTCGGGTACGAGGTTCGCGAGGAGCCCATCGCCCGCGACATGCTCTACACCGCCGACGAGGTTTTCTTCACCGGCACCGCGGCCGAACTGACCCCCATCAGCTCCGTGGACCGTCGCCAGGTCGGTGACGGTAAGGCCGGGCCGGTTGCCAAGCTGCTCCAGACCGAGTTCTTCAAGATCGTCAAGGGCGAAAATCCGGACTACGAGCATTGGCTGCATCGCTATCAGGCTTGA
- the dnaX gene encoding DNA polymerase III subunit gamma/tau, with product MSTANLTAKYRPQTFEEVAGQQAVKSILSRAAAQDKIAPAYLFSGTRGVGKTTIARIFAKALNCENAPTGEPCNQCDHCRQITAGVAPDVIEIDGASNRGIDDARRLKEDIGYAPIDGRYKVFIIDEAHMLTKEAFNALLKTLEEPPPRATFILATTEHHKFPATIISRCQHYTFKMLPQAELVAHLEKIMNLEGLKYESGALTIIAKRGAGSVRDSMSLLGQALAMGEDVLREADVRGFLGLAGQDVFFGLMESMHARDLVAVGLVLRQVLDQGLDLGFFLRELTSCWRNMFLLRQAGEAALPLLGLSGEEAATWMNWAGKFESAHIHACWQMTLDGQRKVMTSLEPALALELLLLNLTSLPDLINLETMTPRGGAPRSPMGGGGQSGPAQGGSRQSGPGMQGGQGGMPSGGRQFAPPQPVSPQPPVQPQTAPPTRSARPPHYEAREARPSGTVPPRAQSAPASRPEPEPEPVGPSDATPLSESAPQRVQAASIPGPRDWDGFLKFVEARNGEAGVKVSMLHLTEGVRDKNGLKIVCKTRTMCSQLKEKSTRAALDGLTREFFGPMVEVRVETGDIAEPKSDKQLMEEAENHPGVIRVMEAFNAQMLSVGHRKH from the coding sequence ATGAGCACAGCGAATCTCACGGCCAAGTATCGCCCCCAGACCTTCGAGGAAGTGGCGGGGCAGCAGGCGGTCAAATCCATCCTTTCCCGGGCGGCGGCCCAGGACAAGATCGCGCCCGCCTACCTTTTTTCCGGCACCCGGGGCGTGGGCAAGACCACCATCGCCCGCATTTTCGCCAAGGCGCTCAACTGCGAGAACGCGCCCACGGGCGAGCCGTGCAACCAGTGCGACCATTGCCGCCAGATCACTGCGGGCGTGGCCCCGGACGTCATCGAGATCGACGGTGCCTCCAACCGGGGCATCGACGACGCCCGTCGCCTCAAGGAGGACATCGGCTACGCGCCCATCGACGGCCGCTACAAGGTGTTCATCATCGACGAGGCGCACATGCTCACCAAGGAAGCCTTCAACGCGCTGCTCAAGACCTTGGAGGAACCGCCGCCCCGCGCCACTTTCATCCTGGCCACCACCGAGCACCACAAGTTTCCCGCGACGATCATCAGCCGTTGCCAGCATTATACCTTCAAGATGCTGCCCCAGGCCGAACTGGTCGCCCATCTCGAAAAGATTATGAATCTCGAAGGGCTGAAGTATGAATCCGGCGCGCTGACCATCATCGCCAAACGCGGCGCGGGTTCCGTGCGCGATTCCATGTCCCTGCTCGGCCAGGCCCTGGCCATGGGCGAGGACGTGCTCAGGGAGGCCGACGTGCGCGGTTTCCTCGGCCTGGCGGGCCAGGACGTCTTTTTCGGGCTCATGGAGTCCATGCACGCCCGCGACCTGGTGGCCGTGGGCCTGGTCCTGCGGCAGGTTTTGGACCAAGGGCTGGATCTCGGTTTCTTCCTGCGCGAACTGACCAGTTGCTGGCGGAACATGTTCCTGCTCCGGCAGGCGGGCGAGGCGGCCCTGCCGTTGCTCGGCCTGTCCGGCGAGGAAGCGGCGACCTGGATGAATTGGGCGGGAAAATTCGAGTCCGCACACATCCATGCCTGTTGGCAGATGACCCTGGACGGCCAGCGCAAGGTCATGACCAGCCTGGAACCGGCCCTGGCCCTGGAGCTTTTGCTTCTCAACCTGACCAGTCTGCCGGATTTGATAAACCTGGAGACCATGACGCCGCGCGGCGGCGCACCCCGTTCCCCCATGGGAGGTGGAGGGCAATCCGGTCCCGCGCAGGGCGGTTCCCGGCAGTCCGGGCCCGGCATGCAGGGCGGGCAGGGGGGTATGCCCTCCGGCGGCAGGCAGTTCGCCCCGCCCCAGCCCGTGTCTCCGCAGCCGCCCGTGCAGCCCCAGACCGCTCCGCCCACACGATCGGCCCGGCCGCCGCATTACGAGGCGAGAGAAGCCCGCCCTTCCGGCACCGTGCCGCCTCGGGCGCAGTCCGCGCCCGCATCCCGGCCCGAGCCAGAACCCGAGCCCGTCGGCCCCTCGGACGCCACGCCCCTGTCCGAATCCGCGCCGCAGCGGGTGCAGGCCGCGTCCATTCCCGGCCCGCGCGACTGGGACGGGTTCCTCAAGTTCGTGGAAGCGCGCAACGGCGAGGCCGGGGTCAAGGTGTCCATGCTTCATCTAACCGAAGGGGTGCGCGATAAGAACGGTCTCAAGATCGTCTGCAAAACCCGGACGATGTGTTCTCAGCTCAAGGAGAAGTCCACACGGGCTGCCCTGGACGGGCTGACCCGGGAATTTTTCGGTCCGATGGTTGAGGTTCGCGTGGAAACAGGCGATATTGCCGAGCCCAAATCGGACAAACAGCTCATGGAAGAGGCGGAAAACCATCCGGGCGTGATCAGGGTCATGGAGGCCTTCAACGCCCAGATGCTTTCGGTCGGTCACAGAAAACACTAA
- a CDS encoding YbaB/EbfC family nucleoid-associated protein has protein sequence MKGMNEMLRQAQIMQRKMTEAQDALKTREVEASSGGGMVTVKVTGSQEVTEVRIEPSVVEAGDVEMLQDLVLTAANEALKKSKEMMEEAMKGVTGGINIPGMF, from the coding sequence ATGAAAGGCATGAACGAGATGCTCCGTCAGGCCCAAATCATGCAGCGCAAGATGACCGAAGCTCAGGACGCATTGAAGACCAGGGAAGTGGAAGCGTCCAGCGGCGGCGGCATGGTCACCGTCAAGGTCACCGGATCTCAGGAGGTCACCGAGGTGCGCATTGAGCCGTCCGTCGTGGAGGCGGGCGACGTGGAGATGCTTCAAGACCTGGTCCTGACCGCGGCCAACGAGGCCCTCAAGAAGTCCAAGGAAATGATGGAAGAGGCCATGAAGGGCGTCACCGGCGGCATCAACATCCCCGGCATGTTCTAA
- the recR gene encoding recombination mediator RecR, whose translation MQNLPGPLKGVVDQLSSLPGIGPKSALRIALTLLKMPRERAAGVGQSIIELRERLCLCEDCACLAESSPCAICSDASRDTGQLCLVPEWDALLAMEEMGIFRGKYLVLGGLLSPLDGVDPGQLEIDRLRRRLDSGDFSELILALGATLDAESTASYVKNMVESEFPDVAVTRLAQGIPIGAEVKFMDKETLKQSLVHRQKM comes from the coding sequence TTGCAGAATCTTCCCGGACCGCTCAAGGGAGTGGTCGATCAACTGTCGAGCCTGCCCGGCATCGGCCCCAAGTCCGCCCTGCGCATCGCCCTGACCCTGCTCAAGATGCCCCGCGAACGGGCCGCCGGGGTGGGGCAGTCCATCATAGAGCTGCGTGAGCGGCTGTGCCTGTGCGAGGACTGCGCCTGTCTGGCCGAGTCCAGCCCCTGCGCCATCTGTTCCGACGCCTCCCGCGATACCGGGCAGCTCTGCCTGGTGCCCGAGTGGGATGCCCTCCTGGCCATGGAGGAGATGGGGATCTTCCGGGGCAAGTACCTGGTTCTCGGCGGCTTGCTTTCGCCTCTGGATGGCGTGGACCCGGGCCAGCTCGAAATCGACCGGTTGCGGCGCAGGCTGGACTCGGGTGATTTTTCGGAACTGATTCTCGCGCTGGGGGCCACCCTGGACGCCGAATCCACTGCCTCCTATGTCAAGAACATGGTGGAATCCGAGTTTCCCGACGTTGCGGTGACCCGTCTGGCCCAGGGCATTCCCATCGGGGCCGAGGTCAAGTTCATGGACAAGGAGACCCTCAAGCAGTCGCTGGTCCACCGGCAAAAGATGTAG
- a CDS encoding ATP-dependent RecD-like DNA helicase, protein MSDEQLTSLDDVEVVSVIYHNKENGYTIVRVRAGNEPGQITIVGVLGELAGGATLNLKGRWIVHPKFGRQFEVSTFEQARPATENGVIRFLQSSIKGVGEKTATLIVEEFGIGVLDLLDEDPEQLLRIKGISKNKLKDIIESWGRQREIKNLLVFLQSHKVPTTFAGKIFHLYGAQAEAKLRENPYDLAYEIRGVGFKTADQMALKLGFAPDSVQRFEAAIAYTLLTSCERNGHLFIPKPKLLEDVARMLDTTDFDKLELALYGLEEKKRIRIENLSEQGISEAVYLMYFFHYENETTQRLYQLISHPTPISRKKIDKTLPRVEDKLGFTLSEEQREAVFEACSNKVFIITGGPGTGKTTITKAILLTLTELGLKVMQAAPTGRAAKRMAEATGHPAKTVHRMLQFQPDGGFHYCEDQKLKADVLVVDEASMVDAQLFVSILRALPHTCRLILVGDVNQLPSVGPGNVLGDLINSRRVPCAVLTHIFRQAQESFIVVNAHRINEGKFPRQHPCLPPEADFYWIPQEDPAKVQRLILDSVCERIPERYGLDPMRDIQVLTPMHKGEVGTQALNAALQARLNPAGPGVRELKRKFAIFREGDRVIQLKNNYDKEVFNGDLGWITEVDTEEHELMAEFDGNYVHFETSELDELGLAYAVSVHKSQGSEYPAVVMPIVTQHFLLLQRNLLYTGLTRARELAVLIGSDRAFHIGLANATSGNRHTHLAYRLRAVFDQNRLY, encoded by the coding sequence ATGAGCGACGAGCAACTCACCAGTCTGGACGACGTCGAAGTCGTCAGCGTCATCTATCACAACAAAGAGAACGGCTACACCATCGTTCGGGTTCGGGCCGGGAACGAACCGGGCCAGATCACCATTGTCGGCGTCCTCGGCGAACTGGCCGGAGGCGCGACCCTGAATCTCAAGGGCCGATGGATCGTGCATCCCAAGTTCGGCCGCCAGTTCGAGGTGTCCACCTTCGAGCAGGCGCGGCCCGCGACCGAGAACGGGGTCATCCGTTTTTTGCAGTCGTCCATCAAGGGAGTGGGGGAGAAGACCGCCACTCTCATCGTCGAGGAATTCGGCATCGGAGTCCTGGATCTTCTGGACGAGGATCCGGAACAACTCCTGCGGATCAAGGGCATCTCCAAGAACAAGCTCAAGGACATCATCGAATCCTGGGGCCGCCAGCGGGAGATCAAGAACCTGCTGGTCTTCCTTCAGTCCCACAAGGTGCCGACCACCTTCGCGGGCAAGATTTTTCATCTCTACGGTGCTCAGGCCGAGGCCAAACTGCGCGAGAATCCTTACGACTTGGCCTACGAGATCCGGGGTGTGGGCTTCAAGACGGCGGACCAGATGGCCCTGAAGCTCGGTTTCGCCCCGGACAGCGTTCAGCGGTTCGAGGCGGCCATCGCCTACACCCTGCTGACCTCCTGCGAACGCAACGGCCACTTGTTCATCCCCAAGCCGAAATTGCTTGAGGACGTGGCCCGCATGCTCGACACCACGGACTTCGACAAGCTGGAACTGGCCCTGTACGGGCTGGAAGAGAAGAAGCGCATCCGCATCGAGAACCTGTCCGAGCAGGGCATTTCCGAGGCGGTCTATCTCATGTATTTCTTCCACTACGAGAACGAGACCACCCAACGTCTTTACCAGCTCATCAGCCACCCCACGCCGATCTCCCGCAAGAAGATCGACAAGACCCTGCCCCGGGTGGAGGACAAGCTCGGCTTCACCCTGTCCGAAGAGCAGCGCGAGGCGGTCTTCGAAGCGTGCTCCAACAAGGTCTTCATCATCACAGGCGGGCCCGGAACGGGCAAGACGACCATCACCAAGGCGATCCTGTTGACCCTTACGGAACTTGGGCTCAAGGTCATGCAGGCCGCGCCCACGGGCAGGGCGGCCAAGCGTATGGCCGAGGCCACGGGCCATCCGGCCAAGACAGTGCACCGCATGCTTCAGTTCCAGCCGGACGGCGGGTTCCACTACTGTGAAGACCAGAAGCTCAAGGCCGACGTCCTGGTGGTGGACGAAGCCTCCATGGTGGACGCCCAGCTTTTCGTCTCTATCCTGCGGGCCCTGCCGCACACCTGCCGCCTGATCCTGGTGGGCGACGTCAACCAGTTGCCCAGCGTGGGGCCGGGCAACGTCCTGGGCGATCTGATCAACTCCCGTCGCGTGCCCTGCGCCGTGCTGACGCACATCTTCCGCCAGGCCCAGGAAAGTTTCATTGTGGTCAACGCCCACCGCATCAACGAAGGCAAATTTCCGCGTCAACACCCATGCCTGCCGCCCGAAGCCGACTTCTACTGGATTCCCCAGGAGGATCCGGCCAAGGTCCAGAGGCTTATCCTCGATTCTGTCTGCGAGCGCATCCCCGAGCGGTATGGTCTCGATCCCATGCGGGACATTCAGGTGCTCACCCCCATGCACAAGGGCGAGGTCGGCACCCAGGCCCTGAACGCGGCCCTCCAGGCCCGTCTGAACCCGGCCGGCCCCGGCGTGCGGGAACTCAAGCGCAAGTTCGCCATCTTCCGGGAGGGCGACCGGGTCATCCAGCTCAAAAACAACTACGACAAGGAAGTGTTCAACGGCGACCTGGGCTGGATTACCGAGGTCGATACCGAAGAGCATGAACTCATGGCCGAGTTCGACGGCAACTACGTGCACTTCGAGACCTCGGAACTGGACGAGCTCGGCCTGGCCTACGCGGTCAGCGTGCACAAGTCCCAAGGCAGCGAATATCCGGCCGTGGTCATGCCCATCGTGACCCAGCATTTTCTGCTCCTGCAACGCAATCTGCTGTACACCGGCCTGACCCGGGCCCGCGAACTGGCCGTGCTCATCGGTTCGGACCGGGCCTTCCACATCGGCCTGGCCAACGCCACATCGGGCAACCGCCACACGCATCTGGCCTACCGGTTGCGGGCCGTCTTCGACCAGAACCGTCTTTACTAA
- a CDS encoding ferritin, giving the protein MLSEKMEDALNAQMNWEIYSANLYLSMASHFTHVGLSGFATWMNAQYQEEMFHAMRFFNYINGAGGHAKLGTIDAPQHDWKTPLAAFEDALEHEQGVTSRINDIANLAVEERNHAVGIFLQWFISEQVEEEESVSDVVGKLKLVGDGGGLFMLDRDLGTRVFTPPTNA; this is encoded by the coding sequence ATGCTCAGCGAAAAAATGGAAGATGCGCTCAATGCGCAGATGAACTGGGAAATCTATTCCGCCAACCTGTATCTTTCCATGGCTTCCCACTTCACCCACGTGGGCCTGTCCGGGTTCGCCACATGGATGAATGCCCAATATCAGGAAGAGATGTTCCACGCCATGCGCTTCTTCAATTACATCAACGGCGCCGGCGGCCATGCCAAGCTCGGCACCATCGACGCCCCGCAGCATGACTGGAAGACGCCTTTGGCCGCCTTCGAGGATGCCCTGGAACACGAGCAGGGCGTAACCTCGCGCATCAACGACATCGCCAACCTGGCCGTTGAGGAGCGCAATCACGCCGTGGGCATTTTCCTGCAGTGGTTCATCTCCGAGCAGGTGGAGGAAGAGGAGAGCGTCTCCGACGTGGTCGGCAAGCTCAAGCTCGTGGGCGACGGCGGCGGACTGTTCATGCTCGACCGCGACCTCGGCACCCGGGTTTTCACCCCGCCGACCAACGCGTAG
- a CDS encoding 2-oxoacid:acceptor oxidoreductase subunit alpha has translation MSNKNINIVIGGAAGQGLVTIGQLLSKAITRAGHHLLVTQRYMSRVRGGHNTYAIRMGEEKPLGGTESIDILAALNAETLDKHLEAVSEGGLVVAGADLDTEGLNALRIPYEELASKPLFHNTAMLGVLGRTVNLEPAILEELLRQTFGKKGDEVVEANLEVLRKAYAWVADQNHDFSRTLASSDPKGRMMLNGNEAIGLGALAAGCNFVSFYPMTPSTGVAMTLIAKGAPLGLQYEQVEDEIAAMNMALGASYAGARALVTTSGGGFALMEEAVSLAGVSETPIVCVVVQRPGPATGLPTRTEQADLNLVVHAGHGEFPRAVFAPATPEDCFYLTHRAFDLAETYQTPIFVLSEQYLADSYRDVAPFDLDDLPEVARPLLEWEGGEYKRYALTDDGISPRLIPGFSETLVRADSHEHEENSYITEDKAVRVAQNSKRLRKEAGLFEEVIGPDRYGADEPDALMVCWGPTLGACLEAMDRYEGDKSLAVLHFKQVYPLREEQFMDFLTSAGSVIAVEGNATAQFAQLIARDTGFVIKDRILRFDGRAMTWEYVLKGLSDIL, from the coding sequence ATGTCGAACAAAAACATCAACATCGTCATCGGCGGCGCGGCGGGCCAAGGGCTCGTGACCATCGGCCAACTGCTCTCCAAGGCCATCACCAGGGCGGGACACCACCTCCTTGTCACCCAACGCTACATGTCCCGGGTGCGCGGAGGGCACAACACTTACGCCATCCGCATGGGCGAGGAAAAGCCGCTTGGCGGGACCGAGTCCATCGACATCCTGGCCGCGCTCAACGCGGAGACTCTCGACAAGCACCTGGAGGCCGTGAGCGAAGGCGGACTGGTTGTGGCCGGGGCCGACCTCGACACCGAGGGGCTCAACGCCCTGCGCATTCCCTACGAGGAACTTGCGTCCAAACCGCTCTTCCACAATACGGCCATGCTCGGCGTACTCGGCCGGACCGTGAACCTGGAACCGGCCATTCTCGAAGAATTGCTCCGGCAGACCTTCGGCAAGAAGGGCGACGAAGTGGTCGAGGCCAATCTGGAGGTCCTGCGCAAGGCCTATGCCTGGGTCGCGGACCAGAATCACGATTTTTCCCGTACACTCGCGTCTTCCGACCCCAAGGGACGGATGATGCTCAACGGCAACGAGGCCATCGGCCTGGGCGCCCTGGCCGCGGGGTGCAACTTCGTTTCCTTTTACCCCATGACCCCGTCCACCGGCGTGGCCATGACCCTCATCGCCAAGGGCGCGCCGCTTGGGTTGCAATACGAGCAGGTGGAGGACGAGATCGCGGCCATGAACATGGCGCTCGGCGCGTCCTATGCCGGGGCCCGCGCCCTGGTGACCACCTCGGGCGGCGGCTTCGCGCTCATGGAGGAGGCGGTCAGTCTGGCGGGCGTGTCCGAGACCCCCATCGTCTGCGTGGTGGTCCAACGGCCCGGCCCGGCCACGGGACTGCCCACCCGTACGGAGCAGGCGGACCTCAACCTGGTGGTCCACGCGGGGCATGGTGAATTCCCCCGGGCCGTCTTCGCCCCGGCCACGCCCGAGGACTGCTTTTACCTGACTCATAGGGCCTTCGATTTGGCCGAGACCTATCAGACACCGATCTTCGTCCTGTCCGAGCAGTACCTGGCCGACTCCTACCGGGATGTGGCACCCTTCGATCTGGACGATCTGCCCGAGGTCGCTCGGCCGCTCCTGGAATGGGAGGGGGGCGAGTACAAACGTTACGCCCTGACCGATGACGGCATTTCGCCACGCCTGATCCCCGGTTTCTCGGAAACCCTGGTCAGGGCCGATTCCCACGAGCATGAGGAGAATTCCTACATCACCGAGGACAAAGCCGTCCGCGTGGCCCAGAATTCCAAGCGTCTGCGCAAGGAGGCGGGGTTATTCGAGGAGGTCATCGGTCCAGACCGTTACGGTGCCGATGAGCCCGATGCGCTTATGGTTTGCTGGGGGCCGACCCTGGGGGCCTGCCTGGAGGCCATGGACCGTTACGAGGGCGACAAATCCCTGGCCGTGCTGCATTTCAAGCAGGTCTATCCCCTGCGCGAGGAGCAGTTCATGGACTTCCTGACGAGCGCGGGCTCGGTCATTGCCGTGGAGGGTAACGCCACGGCCCAGTTCGCACAGCTCATCGCCCGCGACACCGGCTTCGTCATCAAGGATCGCATTCTGCGTTTCGACGGCCGGGCCATGACCTGGGAATATGTCCTCAAGGGCCTTTCCGACATCCTCTAG